One Procambarus clarkii isolate CNS0578487 chromosome 15, FALCON_Pclarkii_2.0, whole genome shotgun sequence DNA segment encodes these proteins:
- the LOC138365024 gene encoding uncharacterized protein: MHEKQEQWATTMHEKQEQWATTMHEKQEQWATTMHEKQEQWATTMHEKQEQWATTMHEKQEQWATTMHEKQEQWATIMHEKQEQWATTMHEKQEQWATTMHEKQEQWATTNA, from the coding sequence ATGCATGAGAAACAGGAGCAGTGGGCCACCACCATGCATGAGAAACAGGAGCAGTGGGCCACCACCATGCATGAGAAACAGGAGCAGTGGGCCACCACCATGCATGAGAAACAGGAGCAGTGGGCCACCACCATGCATGAGAAACAGGAGCAGTGGGCCACCACCATGCATGAGAAACAGGAGCAGTGGGCCACCACCATGCATGAGAAACAGGAGCAGTGGGCCACCATCATGCATGAGAAACAGGAGCAGTGGGCCACCACCATGCATGAGAAACAGGAGCAGTGGGCCACCACCATGCATGAGAAACAGGAGCAGTGGGCCACCACCAATGCATGA